One part of the Ziziphus jujuba cultivar Dongzao chromosome 2, ASM3175591v1 genome encodes these proteins:
- the LOC107417879 gene encoding flavin-containing monooxygenase FMO GS-OX5-like: MEFSHPRQIIWNQEEMLWFLNKFADDFGLVELVRFNSEVVRVEQIEERDKEWSVEWRTRGCDSVSREVFESVVVCTGHQSVPQLPAVAGIEKWPGYQIHSHNYRVPEPFKDQIVVVIAYAASGFEISREIATEAKQVHIATRVPNIDHVCEGGKVVFQDGSFVYADTILYSTGHKYHYPFLETNGIVTVEHVFPPRLAPRLSSIGIPDKAQVLSGKMLLPKEEEMMTSIEELYRQMEENGLPKRHTHTMYPNGIEYHNWLFGQIGLPPQEWRGNMFVEIVKKMVVSMNDGYRDEWDEAYWDSFIKVCNYSLSLTYMYIYIYIYKM; encoded by the exons ATGGAGTTTTCTCATCCCCGTCAAATAATATG GAATCAAGAGGAGATGCTTTGGTTCTTGAACAAGTTCGCCGACGATTTCGGACTCGTTGAGTTGGTCAGGTTCAACTCGGAGGTCGTCCGAGTTGAGCAAATTGAAGAGAGGGACAAAGAGTGGTCGGTGGAGTGGAGGACTCGGGGATGCGACTCGGTGAGTCGGGAAGTATTCGAATCGGTTGTCGTGTGCACTGGACATCAAAGCGTACCCCAGCTGCCTGCCGTTGCAG GTATAGAAAAGTGGCCGGGATATCAAATTCACAGCCACAACTACCGTGTTCCTGAACCATTCAAGGATCag ATTGTAGTTGTAATTGCGTATGCAGCTAGTGGTTTTGAAATCTCAAGAGAAATTGCTACTGAAGCCAAACAAGTTCATATAGCCACAAGGGTCCCAAAT ATAGACCATGTTTGTGAAGGTGGTAAAGTTGTGTTTCAAGATGGATCTTTTGTTTATGCTGATACCATCCTCTATTCTACTGG GCACAAATACCATTATCCATTTCTTGAAACCAATGGAATTGTAACTGTTGAACATGTCTTTCCTCCGCGCTTAGCTCCTCGGCTGTCTTCCATTGGAATACCTGATAAG GCACAAGTGTTATCTGGTAAGATGCTGCTACCGAAAGAAGAGGAGATGATGACCTCCATCGAAGAACTTTATAGGCAAATGGAGGAAAATGGGTTGCCAAAACGCCACACCCACACTATGTATCCGAATGGG ATTGAATACCACAATTGGCTATTTGGTCAGATTGGATTACCACCACAGGAGTGGAGAGGGAACATGTTTGTAGAGATTGTCAAGAAAATGGTAGTATCCATGAATGATGGATACAGAGATGAATGGGATGAAGCTTACTGGGACTCATTCATAAAGGTTTGcaattactctctctctcttacatatatgtatatatatatatatatatataaaatgtga